In Gambusia affinis linkage group LG08, SWU_Gaff_1.0, whole genome shotgun sequence, a single window of DNA contains:
- the LOC122835179 gene encoding uncharacterized protein LOC122835179, with amino-acid sequence METKSKKWRSFRELCTNQFQKICAMKSPDYLKRDFLSDLLWQVIEKVADEPTLPLVRETFENAQGKLLCQIMAETGTLDLDILSGMSEVLSERIFQSIASDSFHLASELHLFAILFYPESYPRIVQEFKHHLENPIPQEPTNTKKFLSSVRTKLKDTLFDAEGLYAEENCLSKDGLKSTYPNGKRLVENDREMGMKHGTDERRKMINLVLWKLIRKASHRSTSNYSEKDIIPVYERLSGVLWEELKDVDFIIFPEMDRKIGSDIFQLLSGNEDVVRDRLFHLMKMNHPIVDYKLVACFKRTLTHPRKVHLPKSYMRRALTSTCKDVSSVMFCRKQVHPGLRSRTNCESKDKGEAPTDEVPCDLVLEDLDSVNPENQNTIESPVSYNRSRGFEHSPKPQNIGITTVECENQTLVESAVSETVCRMYPDLASSMSKCRPIFIQVRPYKPVLEDTEEETPESQQNTKQDATNVNLDLALVDLESVNSEGQNINEDSLYVNEGDLVLEDLESLDSEGQYRHENPKYVNEGDIVLEDLE; translated from the coding sequence ATGGAGACGAAGTCCAAGAAGTGGAGGTCCTTTAGGGAATTATGCACAAATCAATTCCAAAAGATTTGTGCCATGAAAAGTCCTGATTATTTGAAAAGGGACTTTCTCAGTGACCTTCTGTGGCAGGTGATTGAGAAAGTAGCAGATGAACCAACCCTGCCCCTTGTCCGAGAAACCTTTGAGAACGCCCAAGGTAAGCTCTTATGCCAAATTATGGCAGAAACTGGGACGTTAGATTTGGACATTCTGTCAGGAATGTCAGAAGTGCTAAGCGAAAGAATCTTTCAGAGCATCGCCAGTGATTCTTTCCACCTCGCAAGCGaattgcatttgtttgcaaTTCTTTTCTATCCAGAGTCATACCCAAGGATTGTGCAGGAATTCAAGCATCACCTGGAGAATCCCATTCCTCAAGAACCCACCAACACGAAGAAATTTTTATCATCTGTAAGAACAAAGCTTAAAGACACTTTGTTTGATGCAGAAGGCTTGTATGCAGAAGAGAACTGCCTGAGTAAGGACGGTTTGAAGTCTACTTATCCTAATGGGAAAAGATTGGTGGAAAACGACAGAGAGATGGGAATGAAACATGGGACAGATGAAcggagaaaaatgataaatctaGTTCTTTGGAAACTCATTCGTAAGGCCAGTCACAGATCTACCTCAAATTATAGCGAGAAAGACATTATCCCTGTCTACGAGAGGCTTTCTGGAGTTCTGTGGGAAGAACTGAAGGATGTGGATTTTATCATTTTCCCAGAGATGGACAGAAAAATTGGCTCAGACATCTTCCAACTTCTAAGTGGAAACGAGGATGTGGTAAGAGATAGGCTTTTCCATCTCATGAAAATGAACCACCCAATTGTTGACTACAAACTTGTAGCTTGTTTCAAAAGAACCTTGACACATCCCAGAAAGGTTCATCTCCCAAAAAGCTATATGAGAAGAGCTCTGACAAGCACCTGTAAAGATGTCAGCTCTGTTATGTTCTGTCGTAAACAAGTTCATCCAGGCCTGAGAAGCCGAACCAACTGTGAAAGCAAGGACAAAGGTGAAGCCCCTACAGATGAGGTGCCTTGTGATCTTGTTTTGGAAGATCTTGATTCAGTCAATCCTGAAAACCAGAACACAATTGAATCTCCTGTAAGTTACAATAGAAGCAGAGGCTTTGAGCATTCCCCAAAGCCTCAAAACATAGGTATAACAACAGTGGAGTGTGAAAACCAAACACTCGTAGAAAGTGCCGTCTCTGAGACTGTGTGCAGAATGTATCCTGACCTTGCTTCATCAATGAGCAAGTGTCGTCCGATTTTCATACAAGTGCGTCCATATAAGCCTGTTTTGGAGGATACTGAAGAAGAAACCCCCGAAAGTCAACAGAACACAAAACAAGATGCTACAAATGTGAACCTTGATCTTGCTTTGGTAGACCTTGAATCCGTCAACTCTGAAGGCCAGAACATAAATGAAGACTCTCTGTATGTGAATGAAGGTGATCTTGTTTTGGAAGACCTGGAATCACTTGACTCTGAAGGCCAGTACAGACATGAAAACCCTAAATATGTGAATGAAGGCGATATTGTTTTAGAAGACCTTGAATAA